A DNA window from Verrucomicrobiia bacterium contains the following coding sequences:
- a CDS encoding AGE family epimerase/isomerase — protein sequence MRTNPLQRLSDAARGQLHGHILPFWCGPAVDHEQGGWMAWLSNELHADRSKPKGLIVHARILWAFSAAYRNEARPVYRQMADRALDYLVSRFVDREHGGAFWRLTDSGAVLDPVKKTYGQAFCIYALSEYHRTFGNAAALRQARELFDCVESHAHDEGQGGYFEVCSRDWTTVVDEALSEKDLNEKKSMNSHLHVLEAYTNLRRVWNDPRVGVRLRELILLFEDRILDRRTFHLHHFFDDCWRVRSNTCTFGHDIEASWLLCEAAELLGDSALTGRVRSLAVRIADAVLTQGIDATGALCYEGRDGAVLDARKECWPQAEAVVGFLNVYSISGEQRFLEAAARVWDFMENHLVDRVHGEWFWRILGDGMPDPSLPKVSEWKGPYHGTRMCLETIERAGVLGGEGTHPLSTKVPAG from the coding sequence ATGAGAACCAACCCGCTTCAGCGGCTGAGCGATGCTGCGAGGGGACAATTGCACGGGCATATCCTGCCGTTTTGGTGCGGTCCCGCGGTCGATCATGAGCAAGGCGGCTGGATGGCGTGGTTGTCGAACGAATTACACGCCGACCGCAGCAAGCCGAAGGGTTTGATTGTCCATGCCCGGATCCTCTGGGCGTTTTCCGCAGCCTATCGCAACGAGGCGAGACCCGTGTATCGACAAATGGCGGACCGCGCCCTGGATTACCTCGTGTCCCGGTTTGTGGATCGCGAACATGGCGGCGCTTTCTGGCGGCTTACCGATTCGGGCGCTGTGCTGGATCCTGTAAAAAAAACCTACGGACAGGCATTCTGCATTTACGCGTTGTCAGAGTATCATCGAACGTTTGGGAACGCCGCGGCATTGCGGCAGGCTCGCGAGTTGTTCGACTGCGTCGAATCCCATGCGCACGACGAGGGGCAGGGCGGGTATTTCGAGGTTTGCAGCCGTGACTGGACAACTGTGGTGGACGAGGCGCTGAGTGAAAAGGATTTGAACGAGAAAAAATCGATGAACAGCCACCTTCACGTGCTGGAGGCATATACGAATCTTCGACGCGTATGGAATGATCCACGTGTCGGCGTCCGGCTGCGTGAACTGATCCTGCTGTTCGAGGACAGGATCCTCGATCGCAGGACCTTTCATCTGCACCATTTCTTCGACGATTGCTGGCGGGTTCGATCGAACACCTGCACATTTGGCCACGACATTGAAGCCAGCTGGCTGTTGTGCGAAGCGGCGGAGTTGCTTGGCGATTCGGCACTGACGGGGCGCGTGCGATCCCTCGCCGTCCGGATTGCCGATGCCGTTTTGACCCAAGGAATCGATGCCACAGGCGCGTTGTGTTACGAAGGGCGTGACGGGGCGGTCCTTGATGCACGCAAGGAATGCTGGCCGCAGGCGGAAGCTGTCGTGGGATTTCTGAACGTCTATTCCATTTCGGGCGAGCAGCGGTTTTTGGAAGCTGCGGCGCGCGTCTGGGATTTCATGGAGAACCACCTGGTGGATCGCGTTCACGGGGAATGGTTTTGGCGGATTCTCGGCGATGGAATGCCGGATCCATCGTTGCCGAAAGTCAGCGAATGGAAGGGGCCGTATCACGGGACCCGCATGTGTTTGGAGACGATTGAGCGTGCAGGGGTGCTTGGGGGGGAGGGCACTCATCCTTTGTCGACCAAAGTTCCAGCAGGCTGA